Proteins from a single region of Argopecten irradians isolate NY chromosome 7, Ai_NY, whole genome shotgun sequence:
- the LOC138326789 gene encoding uncharacterized protein: MCYLVFIPTHPPHHLAPCVFIPTHPPHHLAPCVFIPTHPPTPLGSLCVYSYSSPTPLGSLCVYSYSSPTPLGSLCVYSYSSPTPLGSLCVYSYSSPTPLGSLCVYSYSSPTPLGSLCVYSYSSPTPLGSLCVYSYSSPTPLGSLCVYSYSSPTPLGSLCVYSYSSPTPLGSLCVYSYSSPTPLGSLCVYSYSSPTPLGSLCVYLPNIVVCLPQFSHCIWEKSTPSTHTNHRVSVLFPFHVVH, encoded by the coding sequence ATGTGTTATCTGGTGTTTATTCCTACTCATCCCCCACACCACTTGGCTCCCTGTGTGTTTATTCCTACTCATCCCCCACACCACTTGGCTCCCTGTGTGTTTATTCCTACTCATCCCCCCACACCACTTGGCTCCCTGTGTGTTTATTCCTACTCATCCCCCACACCACTTGGCTCCCTGTGTGTTTATTCCTACTCATCCCCCACACCACTTGGCTCCCTGTGTGTTTATTCCTACTCATCCCCCACACCACTTGGCTCCCTGTGTGTTTATTCCTACTCATCCCCCACACCACTTGGCTCCCTGTGTGTTTATTCCTACTCATCCCCCACACCACTTGGCTCCCTGTGTGTTTATTCCTACTCATCCCCCACACCACTTGGCTCCCTGTGTGTTTATTCCTACTCATCCCCCACACCACTTGGCTCCCTGTGTGTTTATTCCTACTCATCCCCCACACCACTTGGCTCCCTGTGTGTTTATTCCTACTCATCCCCCACACCACTTGGCTCCCTGTGTGTTTATTCCTACTCATCCCCCACACCACTTGGCTCCCTGTGTGTTTATTCCTACTCATCCCCCACACCACTTGGCTCCCTGTGTGTTTACTTACCAAATATTGTTGTCTGTCTCCCACAATTCAGCCACTGTATCTGGGAGAAGTCTACACCATCAACACACACAAACCACAGAGTAAGTGTTCTATTTCCTTTCCATGTCGTACACTGA